The Melitaea cinxia chromosome 21, ilMelCinx1.1, whole genome shotgun sequence genome has a window encoding:
- the LOC123664135 gene encoding V-type proton ATPase subunit E translates to MALSDADVQKQIKHMMAFIEQEANEKAEEIDAKAEEEFNIEKGRLVQQQRLKIMEYYEKKEKQVELQKKIQSSNMLNQARLKVLKVREDHVRNVLDEARKRLAEVPTDTKLYSELLVTLMVQALFQLVEPAVTIRVRQADKALVESLLGKAQQDYKAKIKKDVQLKIDTENYLPPDTCGGIELIAAKGRIKICNTLESRLELIAQQLLPEIRTALFGRNPNRKFTD, encoded by the exons ATGGCGCTCAGCGATGCAGATGTTCAAAAACag ATCAAGCATATGATGGCCTTCATCGAACAAGAGGCCAATGAAAAGGCCGAAGAAATTGATGCAAAGGCCGAAGAAGAGTTCAATATTGAAAAGGGCCGTCTTGTTCAGCAACAGCGGCTTAAGATCATGGAATACTATGAGAAGAAGGAAAAACAAGTTGAACTCCAGAAAAAGAT CCAATCTTCGAACATGTTGAATCAAGCTCGTCTGAAGGTGCTTAAAGTACGCGAGGATCACGTACGCAACGTATTAGACGAAGCACGCAAGCGCCTGGCCGAAGTTCCAACAGACACCAAGCTGTACTCCGAACTTCTTGTCACACTTATGGTTCAAGCTCTCTTCCAG CTTGTCGAGCCTGCGGTGACAATTCGCGTGCGACAGGCAGATAAGGCTCTCGTGGAATCTCTACTTGGCAAAGCTCAACAAGACTACAAGGCCAAGATTAAGAAGGACGTGCAGCTGAAAATCGACACAGAGAACTACCTGCCTCCCGACACCTGTGGGGGCATTGAGCTCATTGCTGCTAAGGGTCGCATCAAG atttgCAACACCCTGGAGTCCCGCTTGGAACTCATCGCCCAGCAACTGCTGCCTGAGATTCGTACCGCTTTGTTCGGACGCAACCCTAACCGTAAATTCactgattaa
- the LOC123664270 gene encoding pseudouridine-5'-phosphatase-like — protein sequence MALKNNKIPEDDGISLKIQSLYCFVQLRFIVIFIQLYLLSFKKNNFFFNIFVEPVKMVKPVTHVLFDMDGLLLNTEDLYTVAFQNIVSQYGKEYTFDLKLKVMGFHSHETAQTIVSELELPMTPEEFMTESKKQFEVLFPDASLMPGAKRLIEHLHKKGVPMGLATSSSEESYHLKVDKHHQEIFSLLPFKTFGASDPNVKRGKPHPDIFLVAASKFLDQPNCEQCLVFEDAVNGVKAARAAGMQVVMVPDPRINKSLTEEATIVLQSLEHFKPEVFGLPPFED from the exons atggctcttaaaaatAACAAGATACCAGAAGATGATGGAATAAG tttaaaaatacaatcctTGTACTGTTTTGTACAATTGAgatttatagttatatttattcagttatatttattatcatttaagaaaaataattttttctttaatatttttgttgagcCTGTAAAAATGGTTAAACCAGTAACACACGTTCTGTTTGATATGGATGGTTTATTACTAa ATACTGAGGACTTGTATACAGTAGCATTTCAGAATATTGTTTCACAATATGGAAAAGAATAtacatttgatttaaaattgaaagtaATGGGGTTTCATTCACATGAGACTGCACAGACAATTGTTTCAGAGTTGGAATTACCAATGACACCAGAGGAATTTATGACtgaaagtaaaaaacagtttgAAGTTCTGTTTCCAGATGCAAGTTTAATGCCAG gtgctaagagactcatagagcatttacataaaaaaggtGTACCAATGGGACTAGCAACCAGTTCTAGTGAGGAAAGTTACCACTTGAAAGTGGATAAACATCATCAAGAAATATTTTCCCTACTACCATTTAAAACATTTGGTGCTTCAGATCCAAATGTTAAAAGAGGAAAGCCACATCCGGATATATTTTTGGTTGCTGCATCTAAATTTTTAGATCAACCAAATTGTGAGCAG tgcttagtgtttgaagaTGCTGTCAATGGTGTGAAAGCTGCAAGAGCAGCTGGTATGCAAGTTGTAATGGTTCCTGATCCTCGAATTAATAAGAGCTTGACAGAAGAAGCTACTATTGTTTTACAAAGCTTGGAACATTTTAAACCAGAAGTATTTGGATTACCTCCTTttgaagattaa